CGCTCCAGGCCGAGGCCATGCCGGCCCAGACCAGGCCCGCCAGCAGGACGACCGCCACGGGCCGGTCCTCGTCGGTGATCCGCAGCGCCGGCAGGCAGAGCAGGCCCACGAGCCCCATCAGCGGCGCGAAACCGAGCGGCCCCAGCCAGGCCAGCAGCGGGACCAGCGCCGCGGCGCCCACCAGCACCCAGCCGCACCAGACCGCCAGCCGGTCGGACGCCGCGGCGGCCGCAGGCATCAGGCCACCTGACCCAGGGCGGGCGGCGCCTGCTTCTCACGCAGGGTGACCAGCTCCTCGGCCAGGGTCGGGTGGACGGCGCAGGTGGAATCCCACTGCGGCTTGGTCACCCCCATCTTCATGGCGATGGCGGCCATCTGGATGATCTCGGGCGCATCGGGCGCGACGACGTGGCAGCCGAGGATCTTCTCGGTCCCCTGCTCCACCACCAGCTTCACCAGGCACCGCTCGTCGCCGCCCGTGAAGGCGTACTTCATCGGCCTGAAGCGTGCGAGGTAGATGTCCACCTTGCCGCCGTGGCTGTGCCGGGCCTCGGCCTCGGAGAGGCCCACCGAGCCGATCGGCGGCTGCGAGAAGACCGCCGAGGCCACCATCTCGTGGTCGAAGGTCGTGGGCCGGTCGTTGAACACGGTGTCGGCGAAGGCGTGGCCCTCCCGGATCGCCACCGGCGTCAGGTTGATCCGGTCGGTGACGTCGCCCACGGCCCAGATGTTGTCGACGCTGGTGCGGGAGTACTCGTCCACCTTCACCGCGCCGCGCGCGTCCAGCTCGACGCCGGCCGCCTCGAGGCCGAGGCCTTCGACATAGGGCTCGCGGCCAAGGGCGAAGAGCACCAGGTCGCTCTCGCACGGCGACATGCCGTTGGTGAGCCGGCTCACGAGACCCGTCGCGGTCTGCTCGATGGCGGAATGCTGCGTGCCGAGCAGGACCTTGATCCCGCGCTTCTCCATCTCCTCGGCCACGTGGGCGCGCACGTCGTCGTCGAAGCCGCGCAGGATGTTGGGGCCGCGATGGACCAGGGTCGTATCGACGCCCAGGCCGTTGAAGATGCCGGCGAACTCGACGGCGATGTAGCCGCCGCCGGCGATGATGATCCGCTTCGGCAGCTCGGCGATATGGAACGCCTCGTTGGAGGTGATGGCGTGCTCGATCCCGGGCAGGTCCTTCGGCATCCAGGGCCGGCCGCCGGTGGCGATCAGGATCTTGTCGGCCGTGACCTGGCCGCGCCCCTCGACCTCGACCGTGTGGCGGTCCACGAGGCGAGCCTTGCCGTGCACCAGCTCGGCGCCGGCGTTCTGCAGGTTACGGACATAGATGCCGGAAAGCCGGGCGATCTCCTTGTCCTTTTCGGCCAGGAAGGCGGGCCAGTCGAACCGCGCGCCCTCGACCGTCCAGCCGTAGCCTTCGGCGGTCTTGAAGTGGTGCGCGAACTCCGAGGCGTAGACCATGAACTTCTTGGGCACGCAGCCGCGGATCACGCAGGTGCCGCCGACGCGGTGCTCCTCGGCGACGGCCACGCGGGCGCCCGACAGCGCCGCCACCCGGGCCGCGCGCACGCCGCCCGAACCGGCGCCGATGACGAAGAGGTCGTAGTCGTATCCGGCCAACGCGGACTCCTTGGGGTCTAGGGCTCCAGCGTCGTGACGCCGCCGGGGCCGCCGATCAAAGCCCGGTCGGCGAGGTCGAGGAAGAGGCCGTGGTCCACCACGCCGGTGACGCTCTTCAGCGCCGCGGCCAGCGCCGCCGGCTCCTCGATCCGCCCGCAGGCTGCGTCATAGATGAGGTTTCCCTCGTCGGTTCGCACCGGCTGGCCGTCCCTGACGCGCAGGCGCGGCGCGACGCCGACGTCGCATTCGGCCAGGGCGTCGCAGATCCGCAGGGCCGTCGTCTGGTGGCCGAAGGTCACCACCTCGATCGGCAGGGGGTACTTGCCAAGGGTCGGGACCTGCTTGGCGGCGTCGGCGATGACGACGCAGCGCTTTGACGCCTCCCACACCAGCTTCTCGCGCAGCAGGGCCGCCCCGCCGCCCTTGATGAGCGACAGCCCGGGGCCGATCTCGTCGGCGCCGTCCACGGTCAGGTCGATCTGCGAGGTCTCGCCGAGCTCGGCGATGCGGATGCCGAGGCTGGCCGCCAGCTCGCCGGTGGCCTGCGAGGTCGGGACCCCGACGATGTCCAGCTTGCGGGCGGCCAGCGCCCTGACGAACCAGGCGGCGGTGGAACCGGTGCCCAGGCCCACCACCATGCCGCTCTCGACCAGCGCCGCGGCGGCTTCGCCCGCGGCCTTCTTCTGCGCCTCGGCGTCGCTCATTTCTTCCCCCTCGCCGCCTTCTCGGCCGACTTCTTCTCACGGAACGCCCGCGCCCATCCGGCCTTGTCGGCCTGGGGGCTGCGCTCGAGCGCCAGGGCGTGGTCCGGCACGTCCCTGGTGATCACCGAGCCGGAGCCGGTCATGGCCCCCGCGCCGATCGTGACCGGCGCGACGAGGGCCGTGTTCGAGCCGATGAAGGCGCCCTCGCCCACCACCGTCCGGTATTTGAAGAAGCCGTCGTAGTTGCAGAAGATCGTGCCGGCGCCGATGTTCGCGCCCGCGCCGACCTCGCCGTCCCCCAGGTAGGACAGGTGGTTGGCCTTGGCGCCCTTGCCCACCGCGACGTTCTTCACCTCGACGAAGTTGCCTATGTGGGCGTCCGGCCCGATCTCGGCCCCGGGCCGCAGGCGGGCGTAGGGGCCGACGAGGGCGCCCTCCCGGACCACCGCGCCTTCCAGATGGCTGAACGCCCGGATCACGGCGCCGGTCTCGACCTTCACGCCGGGCGCGAAGACCACGAACTGTTCGACCACGGCGCCCGGCGCGATCTCGGTGTCCCAGGCGAAGTGCACGGTCTCGGGCGCCGGCATCCCCACGCCCTCGGCCAGGAAGTGGGCCCGCCGGCGCTGCTGGAAGACCGCCTCGGCCTGGGAGAGCTGCATCTGGGTGTCGGCGCCCATCACCGCGGTTTCGGAGGCGATGTGCGCCCGCACCGTCAGCTCCTCGGCGTTCGCCTCGGCGACGATCCCGGTGAGGAAATACTCGCCCTTCGGATTGTCGTTGGTCAGCCGCGACAGCCACCGGAACAGGTCGGCGCGGTCGGCCACGTACATGCCGGCGTTGCAGAGGCGGACCGCCCGCTCCTGCTCGCTGCACTGGCTGGGCTCGACGATGCGCAGGACGTGGCCGTCCGCCCCGCGGATCAGCCGGCCGTAGAGCAGCTGGTCCTGCGGCTCGAAGCCCATGATCGCCAGCGCCGCGCCGCCCGCGCGCAGCTCGAACAGCGGCTCCAGGTCCGACGCCTGCAGCAGCGGGCAGTCGCCGTTCACCACCAGCACGTCGCCGTCGTAGTCGGCCAGGGTGTCGGCGGCGCAGAGTACGGCGTGGCCGGTGCCGAGCGGCGGGTCCTGCAGCACGGCGGCGCCCTCGCCTAGGCGCCGGGCGACCAGCGCCCGCACCTCGGGACTGTGGTTCCCGACGATGACGTGGATGCGCTCGCAGCCGGCCGCCTGGACCGTGTCGATGATCCGGTCCAGCAGCGTGCGTCCGCCCACCTTGTGCAGCACCTTGGGGACCGGAGACTTCATCCGCGTGCCTTGGCCGGCGGCCATGATTACGGCGGCTCTCGCGGTCATGCGGCTGGGCTCCCGGGCGGCGACGAGTCAACGATGCCGAACGCCTTAGCAAGCCTTGTGGCGCCGCGCGACAAGAGGCTAGCTTTCGGCACGTTTCCGGAACCCGAGCGCAGCAGCACCCCCGCCCATGGCAGACAGCATCCTCGAAGGCGCCGTCGTCGCCTTCGATCTCGACGGCACCCTCGTCGACACCGCGCCCGACCTGATCGGGACGCTGAACGTGCTGCTGGCCGAGGAAGGCGTGCGGCCCTTCCCGCTGGAGCAGGCGCGGCCGTTCATCGGCAAGGGGGCCCGCTGGCTGATCGAGCGCGGCTTCGCCGAGGCGGGCGCTCCGCTGGAGGCCGAGCGGGTCCCGGCGCTGTTCGACCGGTTCATCGCCCACTACCTGGAGCACATCGCCGACGAGAGCCGCCCCTTCCCCGGCTGCGTGGAGGCGCTGGACGTGCTGCGCGGTGCTGGGGCGCGGCTCGCGGTGTGCACCAACAAGCTGACCGGGCTTTCGGCCTCGCTCCTGGACGCCCTGGGCCTGGCCGACCGGTTCGAGGTCATCGTCGGGGCTGACGCCGCCCCGGCGATCAAGCCCGATCCGCGGCATCTCGCCGCCGCGGTCGAGGCCGTGGGCGGGCAGATGGGCCGCACCATCATGGTGGGCGACGCCGCCACCGACGCCGGGGCGGCGCGCGCCGCAGGGGCGGGCCTGATCCTCGTCAGCTTCGGCTACACCGAGACGCCCGTGGCCGAGCTCGATCCAGACGTCCTGATCCACCATTTCGACGAACTGCCGGGCGCCTGCGAAAGGCTCCTGGGCGCTTGCGGCGCGTAAGCCTTCCGGCTATACGCCCCCTCCTCCCGCGCGCCCAACCGAAGGGCGCGCTCCGGCGGATGCGTAGCTCAGCGGGAGAGCACCTCGTTCACACCGAGGGGGTCACAGGTTCAATCCCTGTCGCATCCACCATTCTTCCCCCAGACTACAGACGCCGATCACCCCACCCGCGGTCCGCCACGGGCTCGACGAGCATGGGGCGTCGGCGGGCGTCTCAGGGGCTAGGGCGCTGTCGCCCGGACCTGTTCAGATGCACCGCGACCGATCGGCGACTCCGCCCAACTCGACTTGCGCCCCTCATGCGTCCGGTCCGCCCTCGACGGCGGTTCCCGGCTGATCGCGGCGCACCCAGGTCGCAGCGCCGGCCGACGCGATGGCGACGCATCCCACCGCCAGCCATTGGGTGACGCTCAGCGTCTCGCGAAGGACCAGGAATCCGGCGACGGCGGCGACCGCAGGGGCGCTGCTCACCAGAAGGCCGAACACCCGCGAGGGGAGGCGCCGCAACGCGAACATCTCGAGCAGGTAGGGCAAGGCGCTCGACAGCACCGCAACCGCGACGCCGAGCGCCAGGGTCGCAGGGAGAAACATGGCCGCGTCGACGCGCGGAACCGCCAGCGGGGCGGTGAGCATCGTCGCCACGATCATGCCGATCGCAACGGCCCTCCCCCCGGAGAGGCGGCCCGAGACCCGTTTGCCGAAGACGATGTAGAGCGCCCAGCATCCCGCCGCCGCCAGGGCGAAGGCCACCCCCCGCGGGTCCAGCGCCGCGCCCGACCAGGCGTCACGGAGCAGAAGGTAGAGCCCGGCGGCGGCCAGGAGCGTCCAGACGTGGTCCGCCAAGCGTCGCGTCGCGGCCAGGACCACCGCCAGCGGCCCCAGGACCTCGATCGCGACCGCGACGCCGATGGGGATCAGCTTGAAGGCCTGGTAGATGCAGAGGTTCATCACGCCAAGGGCCGCCCCGTACAGCAGGAGGTCGGGCCAGACGTCACGGATCGAAAGTCCGCGCCAGGGGCGCAACAGCACGCCGAGCAGGATCGCGGAGAACGCGATCCGCATCGCCACCGCGCCTTCCACGCCCACGATCGGGAACAGGTTCTTGGCGAGGGCCGCGCCCAGGTTCTGCGAGATCAGCCCCACGGCCACCGCGGCGGCCGGCAGGGCGCTGGCCCCGCCGCTCACCGGGCGCTCTCCGACGGGACGTCGCGCGCTGCGGAAGATTGCGGACGGCCATCCAAACGCCTGATCCCCCCGTTCGACGCGGACATGCCACGCGCCGGCCGGCGCGGTCCAGCGCGGCGGGGCCCGTCCTACTGCGAGCCGAGGCGCCGCGCGAGGGACGCGTCGAGCGGCATCGGCCGGCCGCCGTCCCGCGCCTCGTCCATGCGCCGGAAGGCGTCCTGGACGTAGCGGACCCCCATCCAGCGGAACGGCTCCGGCTCCCAGCGACGCGAGCGGCGCGAGGCGATCGGCAAGGTCCGCAGGTCGCTGTCCCGCCCCAGCAGGATGTCCGAGAGGAGCCGGGCGCTGAGGTTCGTGGTCGAGACCCCACGCCCCGTGTAGCCGTAGAGGCAGGCGATCCGCTGCTCCGGGTCGAAATCGACCGAGGGCGTCCAGTCGCGTGTGACGCCGAGGTGACCGCCCCAGGCGTGGGAGAACGAGTCCTCGTCGAGCACCGGGAAGAACCCGCGCAGCTCGTGGCGCATCTTCTCCTCGGTCCGCCGCAGCTGGGCCTCGCCGCCCTCCGTGGCCGACCCGTAGACGTAGGGCGCGCCCCGGCTGCCGTAGAGGATCCGGCCGTCCGGCGTCTTGGTGAAGTAGTTCACCGTGAAGGCCTGCGAGCCGATGCCCTCGCCCCCTTGCCAGCCGATCGCGTCCCACTGTGCGGCGGACAGGGGCTTGGTCATGACGATCGTCGACGACATCGGCAGGACCGCCCGCTCCCAGCCGGGAAGCTTCGGCAGGTAGGCCTCGGCGGCGAGCACCACCGCGCGCCGCGCCGTGACCACGCCCCCCTCCGTGACCGCCCTCGGCGTCTGGCCGGGTTCGACGCGCCGGACCCGCGTCCGTTCGAAGATCACGCCGCCGCGGCGCTCGACCGCGCGGGCCAGCCCGCGGGCCAGCTTGGCGGGGTGGACGGCGCCGCTGAACGGCGTGAACAGGCCGCCCGCCATTCCCGGGACGCTCACCCGGGCGCGGGCCGCCTGGCCGTCGAGCAGGCGATGCTTCTCTCCGAGGCCCAGGCGCTCATAGGCGGCATGGGTCGCGCGCACGCTGGCCATCTGGGCCTCGCCCTGGGCGAAGCTGAGAATCCCGTTGATGCGGAAGTCGGCGTCGATGCCCTCGGCCTCGCAGACGCGGCCCACCTCGGCGACCGCCCCCACGCTCGCCTCGATCGTGGCGCGGGCGACCTCGGCTCCGTAGCGGCGCTCAAGGACGCCGGGATCCACGGGGAAGCGGGACGAGCACCAGCCGCCGTTGCGGCCGGAGGCGCCGTATCCGGCGATCTCCGCCTCGAGGACGGCGACGCTGAGGCCCGGCTCCTTGGACAGGAGATAGTAGGCGGTCCACAGGCCCGAATAGCCGGCCCCGACGATGGCGACGTCGACCGTCAGGTCCTCGGTCAGCGCCGGGCGGGGAGTCAGCGGTTCGCCAACGGTCTCCAGCCAGTAGCTCAGGCCCTCATAGGTCACGAGTCAGGCCTTCTCGTCGAAGATGATGTAGATCTTCCGCAGCGTTTCCTCGACGCGCCACACGCCGCCGGTATTGGCCGGGAAATAGACGCTCTGACCCGCCTCGATCCGCACGGGATCGCCCGCATCCGGCTCGAACACCGCCTTGCCGGCGAGGAACGTGCAGAACTCGGCCTGGAGGACCTGGCGGCGCCACACTCCAGGCGAGCATTCCCAGACGCCCGTACGGGCGCCGGACTGCGCCGTGAAGCTGCGCACGCTGACGCCGGAGACGGGCTCGCCGAGCGGGACGGGCACGGGGGTCGGAGGCGGCAGCTCGGTCAGCAACTGGTCGGAACGGAACGAGATGATGGACATGCGTCGGCTCACTTCATGGTCGGGATGACGAAGCTCTGATCGAGCACGGGGCCCGCGCTCGGCCAGCGCTGGGTCACGGTCTTGGTGCGGGTGTAGAAGCGGACCCCGTCCATCCCGTACTGGTTGAGGTCGCCGAACCCGGAGCGCTTCCACCCGCCGAAGGAGTGGTAGGCCACCGGCACCGGGATCGGCACGTTGATCCCGACCATCCCCACCTCGACCCTGCTGGCGAAAGCCCGCGCCGCCTGGCCGTTCCGCGTGAAGATCGCCACGCCGTTGCCGTAGGGATGCCGCGAGGCCAGCCCGATCGCCTCTTCCAGGCTTTCGGCCCGCACCATCTGCAGCACCGGGCCGAAGATCTCGTCCTGGTAGGTCCGCATTTCGGGACGCACGCGATCGAACAGCGTCGGTCCCACGAAATAGCCCTGCTCGTAGCCCTGCAGGCTGAAGCCGCGGCCGTCCACGACCAGCTCGGCGCCTTCCTCGGCGCCCAGGCCGATGTACTGCTCGATGCGCGCCTTGTGCTGGGCGCTGACCACCGGGCCGTAGTGGGCGTCGGGGTCGGTGGAGACGCCGATCTTCAGGCCGGCGACGGCGTCGACCAGGCGCTCGCGCAGGGCGTCCGCCGTCTTCTCGCCGACCGGAACGACCACCGGAAGGGCCATGCAGCGCTCTCCCGCCGAGCCGTAGGCCGCGCCTATGATGTCCGCCGTGGCCTGGTCGAGATCGGCGTCGGGCAGCACGATCCCGTGGTTCTTGGCGCCGCCCATCGCCTGGACCCGCTTTCCGGCGGCCGCGGCGCGCGCGTAGACAGCCTGGGCGATGTCGGACGAGCCCACGAAGCTGACAGCCTTGATGTCGGGGTGATCAAGGATGGCGTCGACCGCCGCCTTGTCGCCGTGGACCACGTTCAGCACGCCCGCGGGAGCCCCCGCCTCCATCATCAGCTCGGCCAGCCGCACCGGGACCGACGGGTCCTTCTCGGACGGCTTGAGGATGAACGCGTTGCCCGTCGCGATCGCCGGGCCGAACATCCACATCGGGATCATGGCCGGGAAGTTGAACGGGGTGATGCCGGCGACCACCCCCAGGGGCTGGCGCATCGAGTAGACGTCGATCCCCGGTCCCGCGCCTTCGGTGTGCTCGCCCTTGAGCAGGTGCGGGATGCCACAGGCGAACTCGATCACCTCCAGCCCCCGCTGGATGTCGCCCTTGGCGTCCGCCACCACCTTGCCGTGCTCGGAGGCGAGCAGCTCGGCGAGCGCCTGCATGTCGCGCTCAAGCAGGCGCTTGAACTCGAACATGACGCGGGCGCGGCGCTGCGGATTGACCGCCGCCCATGCCGCCTGGGCGCGCACGGCGTCCGCGACCGCCAGGTCCACGACCGTGGAGTCGGCGAGGCCCACCCGGGCCTGCACCTGCCCGGCGTTGGGGTCGAACACGTCGCCGTACCGGGCCGGTTCGCCGGCGTACGGCCGGCCGCCGATGAAATGCGGAATGCTGCGCAAGGCGATACTCCAGATGTCAGGTCAGATCGGGCGCAGGACGCGCTCGAGGAACTCGCGGGTCCGGGGATGCTGCGGATCGGTGAGGAGCTGTCGCGCCGGCCCCGCCTCGACGATCCGCCCCCCGTCCATGAACAGGACCCGGTCGGCCACCTCGCGCGCGAAGTCCATCTCGTGGGTGACGATCACCATCGTCATCCCCTCGGCCGCGAGATCGCGCATGATGCGCAGGACCTCGCCGACCCGCTCGGGGTCCAGCGCCGACGTCGGCTCGTCGAAGAGGATGGCGTCCGGCTTCATGGCGAGCGCCCGGGCGATCCCGACGCGCTGCTGCTGGCCGCCGGAGAGCTTCGCCGGATAGGCGTCGGCCTTGTCGCCCAGCCCCACCCGCTCCAGCAGCGCCTGCGCCTCGCGCCTCGCCTCGGCCGGATCCCGCTTCTGGGCGTGGATCGGCCCCTCCGTCACGTTCTCGATCACGGTGCGGTGGGGAAAGAGGTTGAAGCGCTGGAACACCATCGCCAGCCGCGCCCGGATCGCCGGCAGCGTGGCCGCGGAGACCTTCACCCCCTCCACTTCGATCTCGCCGGCGTCGTGCGTCTCGAGGCCGTTGATGCACCGCAGGACCGTCGACTTCCCCGAGCCGGAGGGCCCGATGAGGCAGACCACCTCGCCCTGCGCGACTTCGAAGCTGACGTCCCGGAGGACGTGATTGGCGCCGAAGGCCTTGCTCAGGCCGCTCACCCGGATCATCGCCGCGCCATCCGCTTTTCGAGCCGGTGGACCAGGAAGGTCAGCGGCAGGCTCATGGCCAGGTAGAGGAGCGCGATCAGCGTGTAGACGGTCATGTTCTGGAAGGTGGAGATGGCCAGCAGCTGGCCGGCGCGGGTCAGTTCGGCCACCGTGATCGTCGAGGCGATCGAGGAGTCCTTTAGGAGCATGATCGAGGTGTTGCCGAACGGCGGCAGGGCGGTGCGGATCGCCAGCGGCAGGATCACCCGCCGCATGATCATCCCCTCGCTCATGCCCAGCGACCGCGCGGCCTCCACCAGGGCCGGGTCCACGGACTGGATGCCCGCGCGGAAGTTCTCCGCCTGATAGACCGAGTAGGCGACGCCCAGGCCGATGATCCCGGCCCACATCGCATCGAGCGAGAGGCCGAACTCGGGCAGCACGAAGTAGACGTAGAACAGCTGCACGATGATCGGGATGCCGCGGAGCACCACGACGGACGTGCGGCTGATCCCCCGCAGCGCCGCAAACCTGGACTGGCCGAGCAGCGCCCAGCCGAGGCCAAGGAGGAGGCTGAGCGCCAGGGCGCCCAGGCTGATCAGGACGGTGACGCCCATCCCCCGCCCGAGGATGGGCAGGAAGCTGATGGCCTGGCTCAGGAAGTCTCCCATCAGAGTCCCCACTTGGCGAGGATGGGCGGGAGGGTCGAGCCGCGGATCGCCGCGATCGCCGTGTTGATCCGGTCGAGCAGCGCGCGATCGTCCTTCCGCAGGATCAGGCACACATCCTCGAGCGCCGTCGGCCGGTAGCTCTCGACGAGGCGCAGGGCCTTGCTGCGCGTGACCCGCAGGTAATACCGCAGGATCGGCTCGTCGCCGTAGGCGGCGTCCAGCCGCTTCAGCCGGACGTCTCGCAGGATGTCGCTCAGGTTGTCGTAGGTCTTCACCCCGGACACGCCCGCGGCCTTGAGCTGATCGACGAAGCGCGAGCCGACCTGGGCGCCCACCCGCAGCCCGCGAAGGTCCTCCAGGCGGCCATAGTCCCGCGGGTTCCCGGCGGCGACCACCAGCCCCCCGCCGTAGGCGTAGACCGGGTCGGAGAACGCCACGATCCGCTCGCGCTCGGGCGTGCGGAGCATCGCCGCCGCGATCACGTCGATCTTGCGCGCCGTCAGCGACGGGATGAGGGCGGAGAACGGCACGACCTGAAGGGCGACCGGCGCGCCGGCCTCGGCGGCCGTGGCCTCGACGATGTCGATCATCGCCCCCGTCAAGGCGTTGGTCTCCACGTCCAGGAAGCTGAACGGAACGCCTGTGGCCGAAGAGCCGACGATGAAGCCGCCGGCGGCGCGCACGTCGGTCCGCTCGGCGCAGCCGCCCGTGACGAGCAGGCCGGCCCCAAGGCCGGCGAGCGCGCTCCGCCGCGACCAGCCGCCGCCCGGATCATGCCGCATCGACATGGAAGCAGAGCGACTTCGTCTCGATGTAGTCGCGGACGCCATATAGCGAGCCTTCCCGGCCGAGACCGGACTCCTTCACGCCGCCGAAGGGCGCGACCTCCGTCGAGATGAGGCCGGTGTTCACCCCCACCATCCCGTATTGCAGCGCCTCGCCGATCCGCCAAGCGCGCGCGGAGTCGCGGGTGAAGAGATAGGCCGCAAGGCCGGCCGCCGTGTCGTTGGCCAGGCGCACGACCTCGGCCTCGTCCTCGAAGCGGACCAGGCCGGCGACGGGACCGAAGGTCTCCTCCCGGCAGAGCAGGGCGTCGGGGGGCACGTCGCAGAGCACCGTCGGTGCGAAGAACGCCCCCGCGCCGTCCAGTCGCGCGCCGCCGATGCGCGCCACAGCGCCTCGCGCCAGCGCATCGGCCACGTGGGCTTCGACCTTCTCGAGCGCGCGCGCATCGATCAGCGGCCCCTGCTGGGTTTCCCCCGCCAGGCCGTCTCCCGCGACCAGGGCGGCGGCTGCGGCCGTCAGCCGGTCGGCGAAGGCGTCGTACACGCCGGCCTGGACGTAGATGCGGTTGGCGCAGACGCAGGTCTGTCCGGTGTTGCGGAACTTCGAGGCCATCGCCCCGGCGACCGCCGCGTCCAGGTCGGCGTCGTCGAAGACGATCAGCGGCGCATTGCCGCCCAGCTCTAGGGAGACGCGCTTCACCGTCCCGGCGCAGCGCGCCGCCAGCATCTTCCCGACCGCGGTCGAGCCGGTGAAGGTGAACTTGCGGACCCGCGGATCGGTCGTCAGAACCGCGCCGATCTCGGGCGCATCGCCGGTCAGGATATTGAGCACGCCCGGCGGCACGCCCGCCTCCTGCGCCAGCACGCCCAGGGCGAAGGCAGAGAACGGGGTCAGCTCAGAGGGCTTCAGCACCACGGTGCAGCCGACCGCCAGCGCCGGGCCCACCTTCCGCGTGATCATGGCGGCCGGGAAGTTCCAGGGCGTGATCGCGCCGACGACCCCCACCGGCTCGTGGGTGACCACCAGCCGCTTGTCGGGCAGGTGGCCCGGGATGGTGACGCCGTAGACCCGTCGGGCTTCCTCGGCGAACCATTCGATGAAGGACGCGGCGTAGGCCACCTCCCCGCGCGCCTCGGCCAGCGGCTTGCCTTGCTCGGCGGTCATCAGCCGCGCGAGGTCCTCGGCGTGGAGCAGGATCAGGCCGTGCCAGCGCTTGAGGATCTCGGCGCGGGCCTTCGCGCCGAGCGCGCGCCACGCCGGGAAGGCGGACGCTGCGGCGGCGACCGCCGCCTCGGCCTCGGCGCGACCCAGCCGCGGCGCGTGCGCCAGCACCCTCCCGGTCGCGGGATTGAGCACATCCAGCTGCGAGGCGCCGGAGACCCAGCGCCCATCGATCAACGCGGCTTCGCGCAGCAGGTCCGGCCTGCGGAGCGACAGCCGGGCCGCCTCGTCGGTCCGGGGAGCGGCGGCGGTCACGGCGCCACGTCCCGGAGAGCGCCTTCCAGGATGTCCATCCCCTCGGCCAGCACCTCGTCCGAGACCGTCAGCGGCACGAGCAGCCGGATGGTCTCGCCGTAGCGGCCGCAGGACAGCAGCACCAGCCCCGCGTCCAGCGCGCGGGAGACGACGGCCTTCGCCGCCGCGCCGTCGGGCTCGTCGCCGCCACGGCTCTTGAGCATGTCGAACGCGACCATCGCGCCCGGGCCGCGCGGCTCCGAGATGGGCGCGACGTCGTTGCGGGCGGCGATGGCCGACAAGCGTCGGCGCATGGCCGAGCCGATCGCGCCGGCGCGCTCGAGCAGCCCCTCCTCGGCGATCACGTCGAGCACGGCGAGCGCCGCCGCGCAGGCCACCGGCGAGCCTCCGTAGGTGCCGCCCAGTCCGCCCGGGTCCACCACGTCCATCAGGTCGGCGCGGCCGATGACCCCCGACAGCGGGAAGCCGCCGGCCAGCGACTTGGCGACCGGCACGAGATCCGGCTCCACCGGATAGTGCTCGATGCCGAACATCTTGCCGGTGCGG
The Phenylobacterium zucineum HLK1 genome window above contains:
- a CDS encoding NAD(P)/FAD-dependent oxidoreductase, with the protein product MTYEGLSYWLETVGEPLTPRPALTEDLTVDVAIVGAGYSGLWTAYYLLSKEPGLSVAVLEAEIAGYGASGRNGGWCSSRFPVDPGVLERRYGAEVARATIEASVGAVAEVGRVCEAEGIDADFRINGILSFAQGEAQMASVRATHAAYERLGLGEKHRLLDGQAARARVSVPGMAGGLFTPFSGAVHPAKLARGLARAVERRGGVIFERTRVRRVEPGQTPRAVTEGGVVTARRAVVLAAEAYLPKLPGWERAVLPMSSTIVMTKPLSAAQWDAIGWQGGEGIGSQAFTVNYFTKTPDGRILYGSRGAPYVYGSATEGGEAQLRRTEEKMRHELRGFFPVLDEDSFSHAWGGHLGVTRDWTPSVDFDPEQRIACLYGYTGRGVSTTNLSARLLSDILLGRDSDLRTLPIASRRSRRWEPEPFRWMGVRYVQDAFRRMDEARDGGRPMPLDASLARRLGSQ
- a CDS encoding cupin domain-containing protein, with translation MSIISFRSDQLLTELPPPTPVPVPLGEPVSGVSVRSFTAQSGARTGVWECSPGVWRRQVLQAEFCTFLAGKAVFEPDAGDPVRIEAGQSVYFPANTGGVWRVEETLRKIYIIFDEKA
- a CDS encoding CoA-acylating methylmalonate-semialdehyde dehydrogenase, whose protein sequence is MRSIPHFIGGRPYAGEPARYGDVFDPNAGQVQARVGLADSTVVDLAVADAVRAQAAWAAVNPQRRARVMFEFKRLLERDMQALAELLASEHGKVVADAKGDIQRGLEVIEFACGIPHLLKGEHTEGAGPGIDVYSMRQPLGVVAGITPFNFPAMIPMWMFGPAIATGNAFILKPSEKDPSVPVRLAELMMEAGAPAGVLNVVHGDKAAVDAILDHPDIKAVSFVGSSDIAQAVYARAAAAGKRVQAMGGAKNHGIVLPDADLDQATADIIGAAYGSAGERCMALPVVVPVGEKTADALRERLVDAVAGLKIGVSTDPDAHYGPVVSAQHKARIEQYIGLGAEEGAELVVDGRGFSLQGYEQGYFVGPTLFDRVRPEMRTYQDEIFGPVLQMVRAESLEEAIGLASRHPYGNGVAIFTRNGQAARAFASRVEVGMVGINVPIPVPVAYHSFGGWKRSGFGDLNQYGMDGVRFYTRTKTVTQRWPSAGPVLDQSFVIPTMK
- a CDS encoding amino acid ABC transporter ATP-binding protein; protein product: MIRVSGLSKAFGANHVLRDVSFEVAQGEVVCLIGPSGSGKSTVLRCINGLETHDAGEIEVEGVKVSAATLPAIRARLAMVFQRFNLFPHRTVIENVTEGPIHAQKRDPAEARREAQALLERVGLGDKADAYPAKLSGGQQQRVGIARALAMKPDAILFDEPTSALDPERVGEVLRIMRDLAAEGMTMVIVTHEMDFAREVADRVLFMDGGRIVEAGPARQLLTDPQHPRTREFLERVLRPI
- a CDS encoding amino acid ABC transporter permease — protein: MGDFLSQAISFLPILGRGMGVTVLISLGALALSLLLGLGWALLGQSRFAALRGISRTSVVVLRGIPIIVQLFYVYFVLPEFGLSLDAMWAGIIGLGVAYSVYQAENFRAGIQSVDPALVEAARSLGMSEGMIMRRVILPLAIRTALPPFGNTSIMLLKDSSIASTITVAELTRAGQLLAISTFQNMTVYTLIALLYLAMSLPLTFLVHRLEKRMARR
- a CDS encoding substrate-binding periplasmic protein — its product is MSMRHDPGGGWSRRSALAGLGAGLLVTGGCAERTDVRAAGGFIVGSSATGVPFSFLDVETNALTGAMIDIVEATAAEAGAPVALQVVPFSALIPSLTARKIDVIAAAMLRTPERERIVAFSDPVYAYGGGLVVAAGNPRDYGRLEDLRGLRVGAQVGSRFVDQLKAAGVSGVKTYDNLSDILRDVRLKRLDAAYGDEPILRYYLRVTRSKALRLVESYRPTALEDVCLILRKDDRALLDRINTAIAAIRGSTLPPILAKWGL
- a CDS encoding NAD-dependent succinate-semialdehyde dehydrogenase, which gives rise to MTAAAPRTDEAARLSLRRPDLLREAALIDGRWVSGASQLDVLNPATGRVLAHAPRLGRAEAEAAVAAAASAFPAWRALGAKARAEILKRWHGLILLHAEDLARLMTAEQGKPLAEARGEVAYAASFIEWFAEEARRVYGVTIPGHLPDKRLVVTHEPVGVVGAITPWNFPAAMITRKVGPALAVGCTVVLKPSELTPFSAFALGVLAQEAGVPPGVLNILTGDAPEIGAVLTTDPRVRKFTFTGSTAVGKMLAARCAGTVKRVSLELGGNAPLIVFDDADLDAAVAGAMASKFRNTGQTCVCANRIYVQAGVYDAFADRLTAAAAALVAGDGLAGETQQGPLIDARALEKVEAHVADALARGAVARIGGARLDGAGAFFAPTVLCDVPPDALLCREETFGPVAGLVRFEDEAEVVRLANDTAAGLAAYLFTRDSARAWRIGEALQYGMVGVNTGLISTEVAPFGGVKESGLGREGSLYGVRDYIETKSLCFHVDAA